In Candidatus Woesearchaeota archaeon, one DNA window encodes the following:
- a CDS encoding Kae1-associated serine/threonine protein kinase: MEKISQGAEAVIYKEGNFIIKERIVKCYRLLEIDDSLRKFRTRREAKIIDKLNEIGICAPKLISMCDKDMKIKMEFIEGIKLRDCLTVKSAYMIGKTLAQMHINDIIHGDLTTSNMILNKDKLVFIDFGLSFFSSKDEDKAVDLHLLDRALASKHNDIYEKSFAEAVRGYSENYPGSKTVLKRLEQVEQRGRNKGKF; encoded by the coding sequence ATGGAAAAAATTTCTCAGGGTGCGGAAGCAGTAATTTACAAGGAAGGCAATTTTATAATTAAAGAGCGTATTGTTAAATGTTATAGATTGCTTGAAATTGATGACTCTTTAAGGAAGTTCAGAACAAGAAGAGAAGCCAAGATTATTGATAAATTAAATGAAATAGGTATTTGCGCGCCTAAGCTTATTTCAATGTGCGACAAAGATATGAAAATTAAAATGGAATTTATTGAAGGAATAAAATTGCGTGATTGTTTAACTGTTAAAAGCGCTTATATGATTGGAAAAACTTTGGCTCAAATGCATATTAATGATATTATTCATGGCGATTTAACAACTTCTAATATGATATTAAATAAAGACAAACTTGTCTTTATAGATTTTGGGTTATCTTTTTTTTCTAGCAAAGACGAAGATAAAGCTGTAGATTTGCATTTACTTGATAGGGCGCTTGCTTCTAAACATAATGATATTTATGAAAAATCTTTCGCTGAAGCAGTGCGGGGTTATTCTGAAAATTATCCCGGTTCAAAAACTGTACTTAAAAGACTTGAACAAGTTGAACAGCGCGGTAGGAATAAAGGAAAGTTTTAA
- a CDS encoding 50S ribosomal protein L15e, with protein sequence MSLYKYIRELWKQPKENLGEINKQRLIKWRRQPSTVRIERPTRLDRARSLGYKAKPGILIIRQRVLRGGHSLSRVGKGRKSKHYKSRVDLEKSYQVVAEQRVARKYKANCEVLNSYWVGKDGKNYWFEVILLDKSHPVIKNDAYYSQIVAQKGRAFRGLTSAARKSRGLRHTGKGTEKMRPSMRAVAKRKNLRRETRTRLRYKLGAKS encoded by the coding sequence ATGAGTTTATACAAATACATAAGGGAACTCTGGAAACAGCCTAAAGAAAATTTAGGCGAAATAAATAAACAAAGGCTAATCAAATGGCGTAGACAACCCTCTACTGTTAGAATTGAAAGACCTACAAGATTAGACCGGGCGCGTTCTTTGGGTTATAAGGCAAAACCGGGAATTTTAATTATCAGACAAAGAGTTTTACGCGGAGGACATTCGCTCTCAAGAGTTGGCAAGGGCAGAAAGTCTAAACACTATAAATCAAGAGTTGACCTTGAAAAAAGTTACCAAGTAGTTGCTGAGCAAAGGGTAGCAAGAAAATATAAGGCAAACTGCGAAGTTCTTAATTCATATTGGGTAGGAAAAGATGGTAAAAATTATTGGTTTGAAGTTATTTTATTGGATAAATCACACCCTGTAATTAAAAATGATGCTTACTATAGCCAAATAGTTGCTCAAAAAGGCAGAGCGTTTAGAGGTCTTACAAGCGCAGCAAGAAAAAGTCGCGGTTTAAGACATACGGGCAAAGGAACCGAAAAAATGAGACCAAGTATGCGTGCAGTAGCTAAACGTAAAAACCTAAGAAGAGAAACAAGGACAAGATTAAGATATAAATTAGGAGCAAAATCCTAA